The following are from one region of the Edwardsiella tarda ATCC 15947 = NBRC 105688 genome:
- a CDS encoding phage holin: MYLRTADNTLLAGGTMSFLSSVINFFSPSEWMVIGIIIGIFFSVLGYITGFIFRCRRERLLRQWIDYRRSRADELVTPEEVDRMWED; encoded by the coding sequence ATGTATCTACGTACGGCAGATAACACCCTATTGGCGGGTGGGACCATGTCTTTTTTGTCATCTGTTATCAATTTCTTCTCGCCATCTGAGTGGATGGTAATCGGCATCATCATTGGGATCTTTTTCTCGGTGTTGGGTTACATCACGGGGTTTATTTTCCGTTGTCGCCGAGAGCGGTTGCTGAGGCAGTGGATTGACTACCGACGTAGCCGCGCGGATGAGCTAGTGACGCCGGAAGAAGTAGATCGCATGTGGGAGGATTGA
- a CDS encoding conserved phage C-terminal domain-containing protein, with protein sequence MSIDAMRWAKPIKTGRSSSKAVLTWLADMCGADLCAYPSIAALADATELNVKTVQSSLKHLVELGLIEDTGERRGATRQVIVYRLVGVSESYEDSKHTQKRESLKAPKNGTVKKAKTPKNGNVTENGCVQDGKEPENGSVGVGKTPNFGGKDPQKRDPESIRNLKDKGSTPLAPKGEGMAEQVSILIDHLNQNIATLADKLGKPKPLGFRKGTSAAKQVAARLREGFTVEDCLLVMDYLSEMWGADPEMREYLCPTTIFRASKFDERVVKATNWSNAGRPSRCGNSWNRGSASPFGASTGPHWNSPEGWESTL encoded by the coding sequence GTGAGCATTGACGCAATGAGATGGGCCAAGCCCATCAAGACAGGGCGCTCATCCTCCAAGGCTGTTCTAACCTGGCTGGCTGACATGTGCGGTGCTGATCTTTGTGCGTACCCGTCTATTGCTGCCTTGGCTGATGCCACCGAGTTGAACGTAAAGACCGTGCAGTCAAGCCTGAAGCACCTGGTTGAGCTGGGGCTGATTGAGGATACCGGAGAACGCCGTGGCGCCACCCGGCAGGTTATCGTCTATCGCCTGGTAGGAGTGTCTGAGAGCTATGAGGATTCTAAACACACCCAAAAACGGGAGTCTTTAAAGGCACCCAAAAACGGTACTGTTAAAAAAGCAAAGACACCCAAAAACGGTAACGTTACCGAAAACGGGTGTGTTCAAGATGGAAAGGAACCCGAAAACGGTAGTGTTGGCGTGGGAAAGACACCCAATTTTGGAGGGAAAGACCCCCAAAAACGGGATCCGGAATCTATCAGGAACCTAAAAGATAAAGGATCTACCCCCCTAGCCCCCAAGGGGGAGGGGATGGCCGAACAGGTATCAATCCTGATTGACCACCTGAACCAAAACATCGCCACCCTGGCCGACAAGCTGGGCAAACCAAAGCCACTTGGTTTTCGCAAAGGGACCAGCGCTGCTAAGCAAGTTGCCGCCCGCCTACGTGAAGGGTTCACCGTTGAAGACTGCCTACTGGTCATGGACTACCTGTCCGAGATGTGGGGGGCAGATCCTGAAATGCGTGAGTACCTCTGCCCGACCACGATTTTCAGAGCATCAAAATTCGATGAGCGCGTAGTGAAGGCGACTAACTGGTCCAATGCTGGCCGCCCGTCGCGTTGCGGTAACTCCTGGAATCGCGGGAGTGCATCGCCGTTCGGCGCGTCTACTGGACCACACTGGAATAGCCCGGAAGGTTGGGAGAGTACGCTATGA
- a CDS encoding LexA family transcriptional regulator: MTEKQKAVLVFIREFIVKTGFPPTRVEIADGMGYRSPNAAEEHIKALCRHGVIELIHGTARGIRIVGGS, translated from the coding sequence ATGACGGAGAAGCAGAAGGCCGTTCTGGTGTTTATTCGAGAATTCATAGTTAAAACTGGATTCCCTCCAACCCGCGTTGAAATCGCCGATGGCATGGGCTATCGCTCGCCAAATGCTGCTGAAGAGCATATTAAGGCGCTTTGCCGCCACGGTGTGATAGAGCTGATTCACGGTACAGCGCGAGGAATTCGCATCGTAGGGGGGAGCTGA
- a CDS encoding MT-A70 family methyltransferase, which produces MKYQIIYADPPWSYRDKASSGKRGASHKYETMSAQEICRLPVWDMAGDNCLLAMWWVPTQPLEALRVVEAWGFRLMTMKGFTWHKTNRRTGTSAIGMGHMTRANSEDCLFAVRGKLPLRLDASICQHQTFPRGKHSAKPPEFRELLVQLLGDVPRIELFARGQVDGWDSWGNECEKSCELIPGYHMEVA; this is translated from the coding sequence GTGAAGTATCAAATTATCTACGCCGATCCGCCCTGGTCATATCGTGATAAGGCTTCCAGTGGTAAACGTGGTGCCTCGCATAAGTATGAGACTATGAGCGCACAAGAGATCTGCAGATTGCCGGTATGGGATATGGCTGGTGATAACTGCCTGTTAGCTATGTGGTGGGTGCCAACACAGCCGTTAGAGGCTCTTCGCGTCGTTGAGGCGTGGGGGTTCCGTCTGATGACGATGAAGGGGTTTACCTGGCACAAAACCAACCGACGAACAGGAACTAGTGCGATCGGCATGGGACATATGACCAGGGCTAACTCTGAAGATTGCCTATTCGCTGTGAGAGGGAAATTACCGTTACGTCTCGATGCCAGTATTTGCCAGCATCAGACATTCCCGCGTGGGAAACATAGCGCGAAGCCGCCCGAGTTCCGAGAGTTGCTGGTGCAGCTGCTTGGTGATGTCCCTCGCATTGAGTTATTCGCTCGGGGTCAGGTCGATGGTTGGGATAGTTGGGGTAACGAGTGCGAGAAAAGTTGTGAGCTAATCCCCGGCTATCACATGGAGGTTGCATGA
- a CDS encoding Rha family transcriptional regulator encodes MYPISPTNNGVIMMSTREIAELTGKRHDHVLRDARNLLAELQSPQIRGDYQDGQGRTYPMLLLDKAQSICLVAGYSAQYRMAIIRRWQELELSARPTSQLEMIAQVAMESARIERQVEEVQQQVALVDQQVKEIAAGAIPPGWQTIRNLSAESGLSEQKTRDLIKAFGVHSKKVPFMTPSGIVTNATVADETDFFRAVDVVIHEATRAMRSKYWYHPKLGRFERREVA; translated from the coding sequence ATGTATCCGATTTCGCCTACTAATAATGGCGTGATAATGATGTCCACCAGGGAAATTGCGGAGTTGACTGGTAAACGTCATGACCATGTTTTACGCGATGCCCGTAATTTGCTGGCTGAGCTCCAATCTCCCCAAATTAGGGGAGATTACCAAGACGGGCAGGGGAGAACATATCCGATGCTCCTACTGGATAAGGCCCAATCAATCTGCCTCGTCGCGGGGTATAGCGCTCAATACAGGATGGCAATCATCAGGCGATGGCAAGAGCTGGAGCTATCAGCGAGGCCGACGAGCCAACTAGAAATGATTGCGCAAGTAGCTATGGAATCCGCACGTATCGAGCGTCAGGTTGAGGAGGTACAGCAACAGGTTGCTCTAGTTGATCAGCAAGTGAAAGAGATCGCCGCCGGTGCTATTCCGCCAGGCTGGCAGACTATCCGCAACTTGTCAGCTGAAAGTGGGCTATCCGAGCAGAAGACGCGCGATCTGATTAAAGCATTTGGCGTCCACAGTAAAAAAGTCCCGTTCATGACCCCTAGTGGCATTGTGACGAATGCGACCGTTGCCGATGAGACAGATTTTTTTCGTGCTGTTGACGTTGTTATCCATGAGGCTACACGGGCAATGCGCAGCAAATATTGGTATCACCCGAAGCTGGGGAGGTTTGAGCGGAGGGAGGTGGCATGA
- a CDS encoding helix-turn-helix transcriptional regulator, producing MVKKDDMKKAFSDRLNAACVDAGVAGRGLAGRIKECLKKQGINVTEAAIWKWLNAAAIPEKTNIMAISKWLNVRPEWLEYGGGDAKADNSNATLSSIPPQKEWGDVEAWDSTTPLMDDEVEIPFYKSIELAAGHGCTTNMDYNGYKLRFSKATLRKAGAQPECVFAFSVHGNSMDPVIPNGSTVTVDTANKRIVDGGIYAIEQDELFRVKLLYRQPGHKIILRSYNRIDYHDEEVSIDRVKIIGRVIHYSVMLL from the coding sequence ATGGTTAAAAAAGACGATATGAAAAAAGCGTTCAGCGACAGATTAAACGCTGCCTGTGTTGATGCAGGCGTGGCGGGGAGAGGTCTTGCTGGAAGAATAAAGGAATGCCTAAAAAAACAAGGCATTAATGTAACGGAAGCTGCTATTTGGAAATGGCTAAATGCTGCCGCTATACCTGAAAAAACAAACATCATGGCTATCAGTAAGTGGCTAAATGTCCGCCCGGAATGGCTTGAGTATGGCGGCGGGGATGCCAAGGCTGACAATAGTAATGCTACATTATCATCCATCCCACCACAGAAAGAATGGGGTGATGTTGAGGCATGGGACAGCACTACCCCGCTGATGGATGACGAAGTCGAGATACCGTTTTATAAAAGCATCGAACTGGCTGCGGGCCACGGATGCACCACAAATATGGACTATAACGGATACAAGTTGCGGTTTTCTAAGGCAACATTAAGAAAAGCTGGCGCGCAACCAGAATGCGTGTTCGCGTTCTCTGTTCATGGTAACAGTATGGATCCCGTAATTCCCAATGGAAGCACGGTTACCGTTGATACAGCGAATAAGCGCATAGTCGATGGTGGTATCTACGCAATAGAACAAGATGAGTTGTTCAGGGTAAAACTGCTATACAGACAGCCTGGTCATAAAATTATCCTTAGAAGTTACAATAGGATAGATTACCATGATGAGGAAGTCTCTATTGATAGAGTCAAAATAATAGGCCGCGTCATTCACTATTCAGTGATGCTCCTATAG
- a CDS encoding 3'-5' exonuclease, whose protein sequence is MTKDVVIDTETMDTEPSALLLSIGAFALDVSDLDATQADILKVARDVDLQDFSVLAFYTRLDATDQLMLGRTVSIKIQAWWKDQAEDAHEALTGDRVALSEALIGLSRWLDYHPGARVFFRGPDFDGAILENAYRMCGLECPWRYNGKRDVRTYIDTKLPTRGRNGYLEGHQPCFHMIKHHALHDAMNDAEQMAIAYREEC, encoded by the coding sequence ATGACTAAAGACGTCGTTATCGATACCGAAACCATGGACACCGAACCCAGCGCCCTACTGCTGTCTATCGGCGCCTTTGCTCTCGATGTCAGTGATCTGGATGCTACCCAGGCCGACATACTGAAAGTCGCTCGCGATGTCGATCTGCAAGACTTCTCCGTACTGGCCTTTTATACCCGGCTCGACGCCACAGATCAGCTGATGCTAGGCCGAACCGTCAGCATAAAGATCCAGGCGTGGTGGAAAGACCAGGCCGAGGATGCACACGAAGCCCTAACCGGCGATCGCGTAGCCCTCAGCGAAGCCCTGATCGGCCTCTCTCGCTGGCTGGATTATCACCCCGGCGCCAGAGTGTTCTTCCGTGGCCCAGACTTCGATGGCGCCATTCTAGAGAACGCCTACCGTATGTGCGGCCTAGAGTGCCCGTGGCGATATAACGGCAAGCGCGACGTAAGGACATACATCGATACCAAGCTCCCTACGCGCGGCCGCAATGGCTATTTAGAGGGGCATCAGCCGTGCTTCCATATGATTAAGCACCATGCGCTTCATGACGCAATGAACGACGCAGAGCAGATGGCTATCGCATATCGGGAGGAATGCTAA
- a CDS encoding replication protein P, translated as MKDLATVIKNRDGGALATMASGDVSQRRVVNADAQQLVDVLFDNLVQIFPAARHTVMADPSAEAATKRQWILAFAENGITTVEQVRAGMRIARQQETDFWPSCGKFIAWCRDGMVSAVGLPAASDIFDEFKRYAAERGRYQSPETYPWPHPVMYWIVLDVRRLMQQYNYTDVEVMKSIKSKLAVWARDIAKGKTIPNPVARIADNRRPKTAAELAGNPEYYKSIGLAALASIRHQIRVNTSRGVA; from the coding sequence ATGAAAGATTTAGCCACGGTAATCAAAAATCGCGATGGTGGCGCGCTGGCGACTATGGCCAGTGGTGATGTTAGCCAACGCCGAGTAGTAAACGCCGACGCCCAGCAGCTGGTTGATGTGCTGTTCGACAACCTGGTTCAGATCTTCCCGGCAGCCAGGCATACGGTGATGGCTGACCCATCCGCCGAAGCGGCGACTAAACGCCAGTGGATCTTGGCATTTGCCGAGAACGGGATCACGACAGTCGAGCAGGTCCGTGCCGGTATGCGTATTGCGCGCCAGCAAGAGACCGACTTCTGGCCGAGCTGCGGCAAGTTTATTGCCTGGTGCCGTGATGGGATGGTTTCAGCGGTTGGGTTGCCAGCGGCGTCGGATATTTTTGATGAGTTCAAGCGGTATGCCGCAGAGCGCGGTCGCTATCAGTCCCCGGAGACATACCCCTGGCCGCATCCGGTTATGTACTGGATCGTGTTGGATGTGCGTCGCCTGATGCAGCAGTACAACTACACCGACGTTGAGGTGATGAAGTCCATCAAATCTAAGCTCGCCGTCTGGGCGCGTGATATCGCGAAAGGTAAGACTATCCCCAATCCAGTCGCCCGCATTGCCGATAACCGTCGGCCAAAAACAGCCGCAGAGCTAGCCGGTAACCCGGAGTATTACAAGTCAATTGGGCTGGCCGCGCTGGCTAGTATCAGGCACCAGATACGCGTGAACACAAGCAGGGGGGTGGCATGA
- a CDS encoding RusA family crossover junction endodeoxyribonuclease has protein sequence MRLYLPFPPSVNTYWRAPSRGPLSGRHLVSAKGRAFHTECRARVLEQLRRYPTPMDGDLSVHVVLFPPTRARRDLDNFFKAPLDSMTKLGIWHDDSQIKRLTAEFGEVVKGECVEIVIQPFTAMPKRMPT, from the coding sequence ATGAGGCTGTACCTCCCATTCCCACCTAGCGTTAACACATATTGGCGCGCGCCCTCGCGGGGGCCGCTTTCTGGTCGCCATCTGGTTAGTGCCAAAGGGCGGGCATTCCACACCGAATGTCGCGCTCGTGTACTGGAGCAGCTGCGCCGCTATCCGACACCGATGGACGGTGATCTATCTGTTCATGTCGTTCTGTTCCCGCCGACCCGCGCCCGCCGTGATCTGGATAACTTCTTCAAGGCTCCACTGGACTCTATGACAAAGCTCGGCATCTGGCATGACGACAGCCAGATTAAGCGGCTGACGGCTGAGTTCGGTGAAGTTGTGAAAGGGGAATGTGTTGAGATCGTGATTCAACCGTTTACTGCAATGCCAAAAAGGATGCCGACATAA
- a CDS encoding DUF968 domain-containing protein, translated as MLFTVFPQRNAGVVLLKTGRLTRRFSDGQRVMLSDVPVAFHSFPAGELVSDQLLAADQIWRPFFAHERVRHAASLYMQFSDYLESFHYCQWKDVRDGYHSTELTNAMNEHGGAKLCWACDNAMRGTNGKIFTELCERNRAEWVIEAARRGLKLPEGHQLTEPELCWWALIVGVADLIPGGIARRITGIEPEEITGVMSESTIVPDQPTAQGVLAAAVEVAEVAIPQERMKPVIKLEADEAPTAGFMLRPKLQRWESEKYTRWVKTQPCCGCGNPADDPHHIINSGLGLGGIGTKTHDLFVIPLCRRCHDELHRDVSAWERQHGSQVKLLVQFLNRALGIGAIFTA; from the coding sequence ATGTTATTTACCGTATTTCCTCAGAGAAATGCTGGTGTTGTGCTACTGAAAACAGGACGTTTGACACGCCGCTTCAGTGATGGGCAGCGGGTAATGTTATCTGATGTACCTGTGGCGTTTCATAGCTTCCCTGCCGGTGAGTTGGTATCAGATCAGTTGTTAGCCGCCGATCAGATATGGCGCCCTTTTTTTGCTCATGAGCGCGTGCGGCACGCTGCCAGCCTGTACATGCAATTTTCAGATTATCTAGAGTCATTCCACTACTGCCAGTGGAAAGATGTGCGCGATGGTTACCATAGTACAGAGCTGACGAATGCGATGAATGAGCATGGCGGCGCTAAGCTGTGTTGGGCCTGCGACAACGCTATGCGCGGGACTAATGGGAAGATTTTTACAGAGCTATGCGAGAGAAACCGCGCTGAGTGGGTGATAGAGGCTGCCCGTCGTGGGTTAAAGTTGCCAGAAGGGCATCAGTTGACTGAGCCGGAGCTGTGTTGGTGGGCGCTGATAGTCGGTGTCGCTGACCTGATCCCCGGTGGTATTGCGCGTCGGATCACCGGTATTGAGCCGGAGGAGATCACTGGCGTGATGAGCGAATCGACAATCGTACCGGATCAGCCAACGGCTCAGGGCGTGCTGGCCGCTGCGGTAGAAGTCGCAGAGGTTGCAATCCCCCAGGAGAGAATGAAGCCGGTAATCAAGCTGGAGGCAGATGAAGCGCCGACAGCAGGCTTTATGCTGCGCCCCAAACTCCAGCGCTGGGAGAGTGAGAAGTACACACGCTGGGTGAAGACACAGCCGTGTTGCGGGTGCGGAAACCCTGCCGATGATCCACATCACATCATCAATTCGGGATTGGGGTTGGGCGGCATAGGAACTAAGACGCATGATTTGTTCGTGATCCCGCTATGCCGGCGGTGTCACGACGAGCTGCACCGGGACGTAAGCGCCTGGGAGCGGCAGCACGGCAGCCAGGTGAAGCTGCTAGTGCAATTCCTAAACCGTGCGCTAGGTATTGGCGCAATTTTTACAGCTTAA
- a CDS encoding lysozyme: MTCKPKVALSAAMLALIAGGAAAPRLMDQFLNEKEGNRLTAYQDGGGVWSICRGVTRIDGRPVAKGMRLTEQQCQKYNAIERDKALAWVARNVHVPLTEPQKVGIASFCPYNIGPGKCFSSTFYRKLNAGDRRGACREIRRWIYDRGRDCRIRANNCLGQVTRRDEEAALACWGIDQ, encoded by the coding sequence ATGACCTGCAAGCCCAAAGTGGCGTTAAGTGCGGCCATGCTGGCACTGATAGCGGGTGGCGCTGCCGCTCCCAGGTTAATGGATCAGTTTTTGAATGAGAAAGAGGGAAATCGCCTGACGGCCTATCAGGATGGCGGCGGCGTCTGGTCAATATGCCGAGGAGTGACTCGCATTGATGGCCGACCAGTTGCTAAGGGGATGAGATTAACGGAGCAGCAGTGCCAGAAGTACAACGCCATAGAACGCGATAAGGCGCTGGCGTGGGTTGCACGCAATGTGCATGTTCCACTGACTGAGCCACAGAAGGTCGGTATCGCCTCATTCTGCCCCTACAACATCGGCCCAGGCAAATGTTTCTCTTCGACATTCTACCGCAAACTTAATGCTGGCGACCGTCGTGGAGCGTGTAGGGAGATTCGGCGGTGGATTTACGATCGCGGTCGTGATTGCCGTATTCGTGCAAACAACTGTCTGGGACAGGTGACGCGCCGGGATGAAGAGGCTGCGTTGGCGTGTTGGGGAATTGATCAGTGA
- a CDS encoding DUF4222 domain-containing protein — MAKFPRVGHHYQDGLGNVVRVISTCADGQKVAYRRLGYDWTVSAALIVFNARFRRLA, encoded by the coding sequence ATGGCTAAGTTTCCGCGAGTTGGCCATCACTACCAGGATGGCCTGGGTAACGTCGTGCGGGTTATCTCTACATGCGCTGACGGGCAGAAAGTAGCTTACCGTCGTTTGGGGTATGACTGGACGGTTAGCGCTGCCCTGATCGTGTTTAACGCCCGTTTTCGGAGGTTAGCGTGA
- the rdgC gene encoding recombination-associated protein RdgC — MKNVLIYRLTRDIDLDAKAIEAALTPMAFTPCASQDMSRSGWTAPIATADSLIHAANGYLLMRYRREQKILPAEVLQKHLRERIAKLEQEQCRKLKKTEKDALRDEVLHSLLPRAFSRTHQSWLWIDTAKKLVMVDAASAKKAEDILSLLRKSLGSLPVVPLTMKTPIELTLTQWVRTGKAPAGFTLGDEAELKATLEDGGIIRTKQQDVDTDEITVHIEAGKMVTKLAMGWNDRIQFVLDDNGTIKRLKFSDALLYQNDDIDPEDAAQRFDADFVLLSGELSVLIANLVTALGDEAK, encoded by the coding sequence GTGAAAAACGTACTGATATACCGCCTCACCAGAGACATTGACTTAGATGCAAAGGCCATCGAGGCCGCTCTTACTCCTATGGCTTTCACCCCATGCGCTAGCCAGGATATGTCTCGCTCTGGCTGGACAGCGCCGATCGCTACGGCTGACAGCCTAATTCATGCCGCTAATGGCTACCTCCTGATGCGCTACCGCCGTGAACAAAAAATACTCCCGGCTGAGGTGCTCCAAAAACACTTACGCGAACGCATCGCAAAGCTGGAGCAAGAGCAATGCCGCAAGCTGAAGAAGACCGAGAAAGACGCGCTGCGCGATGAGGTTCTGCACTCCCTGTTGCCGCGAGCATTTAGCCGGACGCATCAAAGCTGGCTGTGGATCGATACCGCCAAAAAGCTGGTTATGGTCGATGCAGCCAGCGCTAAAAAGGCAGAAGATATTCTCTCTCTGCTGCGCAAGAGCCTCGGCTCCCTGCCCGTTGTACCGCTCACCATGAAAACCCCTATCGAGCTCACCCTAACCCAATGGGTGCGCACCGGTAAGGCTCCCGCAGGATTTACCCTGGGTGATGAGGCAGAGCTAAAAGCCACCCTGGAAGACGGCGGGATCATCCGCACTAAACAGCAGGACGTCGATACCGACGAGATCACCGTACACATCGAAGCCGGCAAGATGGTTACCAAGCTGGCTATGGGCTGGAATGACCGCATCCAGTTCGTTCTGGATGATAACGGCACCATTAAGCGCCTGAAGTTCAGTGATGCCCTGCTCTACCAAAACGACGATATCGATCCAGAAGATGCAGCGCAGCGGTTTGACGCCGATTTCGTTCTGCTCTCCGGCGAGCTGTCAGTACTGATCGCTAATCTGGTTACCGCATTAGGTGATGAGGCAAAATGA
- a CDS encoding antitoxin PHD produces MPTKAELQARVADLEKDNAELKRMLARAERELNNRLLDDELPPEEIPCRVQNLMKCYGMPWEVFWCSKHRQWINDFDSSFPYHMEGNKCPGCRDEE; encoded by the coding sequence ATGCCCACAAAGGCCGAACTTCAAGCGCGCGTTGCGGATCTGGAAAAAGATAACGCTGAGCTAAAGAGAATGCTGGCACGCGCAGAGCGCGAACTTAATAACCGCCTGTTGGATGACGAGCTACCACCAGAGGAAATTCCCTGCCGAGTTCAGAACCTAATGAAGTGCTATGGGATGCCTTGGGAGGTTTTCTGGTGCAGTAAGCATCGGCAGTGGATTAATGACTTTGACAGTAGCTTTCCCTATCACATGGAAGGCAATAAATGCCCCGGCTGTCGAGACGAGGAGTAA
- a CDS encoding DNA-methyltransferase, translating into MLRKTTTNIHTDDVNLYQGDCLDMLSMMEDSSVNLIVTSPPYADQRKGTYGGISPDQYVDWFSPIAEQLLRVLKPSGSFVLNIKEKAVNGERHTYVLELILKMRELGWLWTEEYIWHKKNSFPGKWPNRFRDSWERCLHFTKSKKFSMYQDAVMVPMGDWKNERLKKLSARDVTRNESRVGSGFGKNISNWKGRDMAYPTNVLHMATECGNKSHSAAFPESLPEWFIRLFTVEGDVVLDPFAGSGTTLLVAERLARKAVGFELLEEYCLVAKERLGLKREKLGGVISYSKKAE; encoded by the coding sequence ATGCTTAGAAAAACGACGACCAATATACACACTGATGATGTGAATCTCTATCAGGGAGACTGCCTCGATATGTTGTCGATGATGGAAGACTCATCAGTCAACCTGATTGTCACATCGCCGCCGTATGCAGACCAGAGAAAGGGAACCTATGGTGGCATTTCTCCTGACCAGTATGTTGATTGGTTTTCACCTATAGCTGAGCAACTGCTGCGGGTTCTTAAGCCATCCGGATCCTTTGTTCTTAATATCAAAGAAAAGGCCGTGAATGGTGAAAGACATACATATGTTTTAGAACTTATTCTTAAAATGCGAGAGCTTGGCTGGCTGTGGACAGAAGAGTACATCTGGCACAAAAAGAATTCATTCCCTGGAAAATGGCCAAACCGGTTCAGAGATTCATGGGAGCGCTGTCTTCATTTCACCAAAAGTAAAAAATTCTCGATGTATCAGGACGCTGTAATGGTGCCTATGGGAGACTGGAAAAATGAACGACTAAAAAAACTGAGCGCCAGAGATGTAACCCGTAATGAATCTCGTGTTGGAAGCGGCTTCGGTAAAAACATATCTAACTGGAAAGGCAGAGATATGGCTTATCCAACAAACGTGCTCCATATGGCTACTGAATGTGGTAATAAAAGCCATAGTGCGGCATTCCCTGAGTCTCTTCCCGAGTGGTTTATTCGTTTATTCACTGTTGAAGGGGATGTTGTTTTGGATCCGTTTGCAGGTTCTGGGACAACTCTTCTGGTAGCGGAGCGTCTTGCTAGAAAGGCGGTGGGTTTTGAATTGCTGGAGGAGTACTGCCTTGTTGCAAAAGAAAGACTCGGCCTGAAGCGAGAAAAACTAGGTGGAGTAATCAGTTATAGTAAAAAGGCTGAATAG
- a CDS encoding DUF1133 family protein, with translation MFYPDCMAKADGSDLKLRTLDRLWLQGRLRMWGRWALVRRNQGAAGILSKLICDPTISKAALQRAKQEMARSGITSEELQVIFDCIKGNRAASSLLFLSDDEGMMIDRVIARVLGAGQLNVVKEHYCHRKSCYQIAVERHEKDPSVCLRTYQNRVNSWLSAAEFALFKPLRDVLKKDS, from the coding sequence ATGTTTTATCCTGATTGTATGGCTAAGGCCGACGGTAGTGATTTGAAGCTGCGTACTCTGGATCGGCTATGGTTGCAGGGACGTTTACGCATGTGGGGACGCTGGGCGCTAGTAAGACGTAACCAGGGAGCCGCCGGAATTCTGTCAAAGCTGATCTGTGATCCAACGATCTCAAAAGCAGCATTGCAAAGAGCCAAGCAGGAGATGGCACGCTCAGGAATAACGAGTGAAGAGTTGCAGGTTATTTTCGACTGTATCAAAGGCAATCGCGCTGCTAGCAGCCTGTTATTCCTAAGCGATGACGAGGGTATGATGATTGATCGCGTGATTGCCAGGGTGCTAGGTGCGGGGCAGTTGAACGTAGTCAAAGAGCATTATTGCCATCGGAAGAGTTGCTATCAGATCGCTGTTGAGCGCCATGAGAAAGACCCTAGTGTCTGTCTCAGAACGTATCAAAACAGGGTTAACTCGTGGTTGTCGGCTGCAGAGTTCGCGCTGTTTAAGCCGCTACGCGATGTACTAAAAAAAGATAGTTGA
- a CDS encoding YmfL family putative regulatory protein, which produces MVDIKATIKEMCKAYPGGQKAMAAQLGMTYDAFRNHLDQKCASRFFTLIELEQMEDLSGTSLLAEYHAARLGKLLVDIPVLEQIDNVELYEHSMREMVADGELAKAKVEAVADGVICSDEKQELTTLFWKKMRNHAYGFFAFMALNGAAIADDSAVWVAHRECRPSAPVAHNTLCGD; this is translated from the coding sequence ATGGTAGACATCAAGGCAACGATCAAAGAGATGTGCAAGGCGTATCCAGGAGGCCAGAAGGCGATGGCCGCACAGCTTGGCATGACCTATGACGCGTTCCGCAATCACCTGGATCAGAAGTGCGCTAGCCGCTTCTTCACGCTTATTGAGCTGGAGCAGATGGAGGATTTATCCGGGACGTCACTGCTTGCTGAGTACCACGCTGCCCGCCTGGGAAAGTTGCTGGTTGATATCCCTGTATTGGAGCAGATCGACAACGTTGAGCTTTACGAGCATTCCATGCGGGAAATGGTTGCCGATGGCGAGTTGGCCAAAGCAAAGGTAGAGGCTGTCGCTGATGGGGTGATCTGTAGTGATGAGAAGCAGGAGTTGACGACGTTGTTCTGGAAGAAGATGCGCAATCACGCGTATGGCTTCTTCGCGTTCATGGCTCTGAATGGGGCTGCGATTGCTGATGACTCAGCGGTATGGGTGGCGCACCGGGAATGCCGTCCCAGTGCGCCGGTTGCGCATAACACTCTGTGTGGAGATTAA